The Drosophila sechellia strain sech25 chromosome 2R, ASM438219v1, whole genome shotgun sequence nucleotide sequence TTTGAGTTAGCATTTAATTAGAACCGAGCCAGGCATTACAAAATGCATTCAACCATGCTGGGGAAACAATGCTTAGGCGAATTCGCAGGTGGGCGAAGTAATATTCGGTCATACGAACTCAACTCAACGAACGCACAAAGGATAACAATTTTGGGCTAAACAGAAATGGAATTCGAACCACAGGCCAGGCCGCAAAGCGAATTTCCTGGAAAGAGAAAGCAAAACAGGGTTCAAAATTGGCATCTGGCGTCTAAGCGGCTAAATAGCAAATGGCCAATAAAAGCGACGCTAAGTTAAAGCTGTGGGccattaaaaattgttaaagcaTGGCAACCAAAATATCCGAGACAGTATTATTCCCTTCGGGTTGGACAGACGGGCACATGACCAAGTCGACTGGCTAATGattctgatcaagaatatatatactttatagaGTGTACAGATTCGTATTAAGCGAATCATACGAGTAACGGGAATAGTTATGATATCATATCTCTTGAAGGCCTTCGGTTAAAAGTGCGGATTTTCTTTGCTTAACAAGTTTGCCGCACTTAAATTAACTTTCACTTGCCGTTTGATGTCCCATCACAAACGACGTTCCCTTTCGGTGTTCCCAGTTCACGGGGGATAAACGCATTCCGTTTTTCAATTTCGGGGTGACAATAGAAGCAAATCGATGTAAAGTCAACTTTAAGTGTTTGAAAAGGTGTAAAAATCGAAGTGTGTACTAGCGGCTCGCTTAGAGGCGCCACAATGTTGCAAGCTGTCGTCGCCAAGTCGTGTCAAAGTTTCCGCCGCCCTTTCCGAACGACTTTTTGCCTGTGTCGCCGCCAGCCAGTGGCAGCCTGGGGGCGGGATGGTAAACTTCGGGACGAACTTACACGTGTTCAAGCACAGGAGGACGGGCAGCGGATGCCGGGGGAGGGTGCTCCACTCGCCCTCGGAGTCGTATTAGACTGCCCCGGTCGGTAATTCAAATTTACCGAGTGCAAACAGCAGGGAgattgcaattaattaaatatcactcatacgtCAGGTAGTCCAGCATGTTCGACTGGGGTGTGGGCAGCCCGTAAGATGGCCGAAATATCGCGTGGAACACGTAGGCTCACTGTTCGAATGCGTAATGGGATTAAAGGTGCCACGTGGGCGATTTCCAATGGAGGAAAGACATTTTAAACAGTAATCCACAATTGATTGAGTTTCGAGAGACGAGATTGACCTTGACTAAGTCAGTTAAAGCTCAATAAAATGAGTACGACAAACATGTCTTTTTTGTCAACGAAGTTGAAAACTCTTTCTCTTATCTTGGGCTTgagtaaatatattttttaatgcatAATCGTATTTATTGGGCGTGGGAAGGggaaagaaagaaattcaCTCTATCCTCTAGATGAGGTGGTGTTGAACGGACAGATGGGCGACTTCAACAGGCACGCAAGCAGGATGAAGCAACCGTCTGCGGTGGGGGACAGGAAGGCCATGAGAATGGCCAAGACCACCAGGTAAAAACACACCGTTGTGGCAATCATCTTCGCTGATCTTGGCTACGAACTCAAGGGTCGGGAGATGGCCTTCCTCCTTTTATACCGGTCCCAATGAAGTTCGATGAAGTCGTAATGTAGCTGTCAAATAGTAAACACATATAAGCTGTTGATCTTTACCTGATCAATGTTTTCCATACCAAATTGTACATATTTGTAACGCTGTTCTTAATTAAACTTCTTACATAAGTATTGAGATGTCGATTTTCATTGGCTTCTATTGAGTGCATTATAAAGTCTTGTTGCTCTTAAATTGTATGCAGAGTTGTAGCTCTTAAACTCCACGAACTAGCACCTGACCAAGGGCACTTCCAACCATAAAATAAGCAGAACATCGAGTGCTGGCAAAAACAAGGCTGAGGCATCTCTTTAAGATTCTGTCCTACTGTGTCTATTTTGAAAGGGTTCTGACAGCCATCGCACCCAACCAGGTGTACTCAACATAAGTCAAAATAGCttctataaataaaagaaattattCGTGGCAAATGAATGGATATAAGGAGCGTACTCATGAATGAAATTTAGCAAGCAGCGACAGCAACAGATGGGTGCCAAAATGAAGGGGAAGGGAATTGGCagagcatcatcatcatcatcagtgATTGCCTTCATCTGGTGGACAGCACATGCGCAGATTGGAGCACATGGTGGACTCCGTTTGCAAATCACTTTGTACTGAACTTGGCGCACTTTGCGGACGTCGCGGGTTCGTGTGGATCCCATTAGCGACGCAGACTTTGGCGCCGGTTCCGCCGATTTGGACTGTTTAGTCCTGTGCACGGATTCAGCGGCAACGGTCGAGGTCGTTCGCTTGGTAGCCACACCGCATTCTGGTCGTGAAACGAAATTTCAAAACCGAAAAACCCGCATTCCGAACTCGCTTGGAGTTATGTTCTTTTGAAACGAGCTGACCGTTGCTCGGTTTGCTGTTTGCGCTCGCAAAGCAAATATTTCCCGCGTTGGTTCGAAAGCCAAACACTCTTGGAATATTG carries:
- the LOC116800482 gene encoding uncharacterized protein LOC116800482; this encodes MIATTVCFYLVVLAILMAFLSPTADGCFILLACLLKSPICPFNTTSSRG